One window from the genome of Deinococcus sp. NW-56 encodes:
- a CDS encoding HD-GYP domain-containing protein, whose translation MGQTGLLAGLTAVLAVLAWPLGGARRWGPVVGYVVAFLISAARGGVGVSELLGALLLVAGLGALGLREGGLRAEVAGLRRITAAFQEGSGRLVEADRAEDIIRAGAAMVADLGLAPHLAYVGYVRGTPQVLGARGVFTEQLHRPIYPSGDSHSVQADHALAEEVLALVPRETRREHLAVPVTGGGHDLGLLILGRPDAPFTAAERGMLESCACLIGAQLGQWEAICELRAANDLTLRSLGAALERRDDETGGHTTRVVGASVRLARLLGWDEDRVAALRRGAYLHDLGKLAIPDRVLHKRGPLDPDERRIIESHSVIGYNLLQDLHFLPAETLDLVRHHHERWDGSGYPARLRGHDISEAARLFAVVDVYDALTSARPYKAAWPRAQALQELRAQAGRQLDPQYVAAFVGMIEADHHDDVRLVS comes from the coding sequence GTGGGGCAGACCGGGCTGCTCGCCGGGCTGACGGCCGTGCTGGCGGTGCTGGCGTGGCCCCTAGGTGGGGCACGACGCTGGGGGCCGGTGGTGGGCTACGTGGTTGCCTTCCTGATCTCGGCGGCCCGGGGTGGGGTGGGCGTCTCCGAACTGCTGGGTGCCCTGCTGCTGGTGGCCGGGCTGGGCGCCCTGGGGCTGCGTGAGGGCGGCCTGAGGGCTGAGGTCGCGGGGCTGCGGCGGATCACGGCGGCCTTTCAGGAGGGCAGCGGGCGGCTGGTGGAAGCGGACCGGGCCGAGGACATCATCCGGGCGGGGGCCGCCATGGTGGCCGACCTGGGCCTCGCGCCCCATCTCGCTTACGTGGGCTATGTGCGCGGCACGCCGCAGGTGCTGGGCGCACGTGGGGTGTTCACGGAACAGCTTCACCGGCCGATCTACCCGTCGGGCGACAGCCACAGCGTGCAGGCCGACCACGCCCTCGCGGAGGAAGTGCTGGCCCTGGTGCCCCGGGAGACGCGGCGGGAGCATCTGGCGGTGCCCGTGACGGGCGGAGGGCACGATCTGGGGTTGCTGATCCTGGGCCGCCCCGACGCTCCCTTCACGGCGGCCGAGCGGGGCATGCTGGAGTCCTGCGCGTGCCTGATCGGGGCGCAACTCGGGCAGTGGGAGGCGATCTGCGAACTGCGTGCCGCCAACGACCTCACCCTGCGCTCGCTGGGCGCGGCCCTGGAGCGCCGCGACGACGAGACGGGCGGCCACACCACCCGCGTGGTGGGGGCCAGCGTGCGCCTCGCCCGCTTGCTGGGCTGGGACGAGGACCGGGTCGCGGCCCTGCGGCGCGGGGCGTACCTGCACGACCTGGGCAAGCTGGCGATTCCCGACCGGGTGCTGCACAAGCGCGGTCCCCTCGACCCCGACGAGCGGCGCATCATCGAGTCGCACAGCGTGATCGGGTACAACCTGCTGCAAGACCTGCACTTCCTGCCCGCCGAGACCCTCGACCTCGTGCGGCACCACCACGAGCGCTGGGACGGCAGCGGCTACCCGGCACGGCTGCGCGGCCACGACATCTCGGAAGCGGCCCGTCTCTTCGCCGTGGTGGACGTGTACGACGCCCTGACGAGTGCGCGGCCCTACAAGGCGGCGTGGCCCCGTGCCCAGGCCCTCCAGGAACTCCGCGCCCAGGCCGGGCGGCAGCTCGATCCGCAGTACGTGGCCGCCTTCGTGGGCATGATCGAGGCTGACCACCACGACGACGTGCGGCTGGTGTCCTGA
- a CDS encoding carbohydrate kinase, with the protein MTAPVPLPLIVSAGEALTDLVTTGEGLWRAHPGGAGWNVARACARLGVPSAFAGAVGEDNFGDDLARAGAQAGLDARFLQRAPQPTLMAVVYQLDPPAYRFLGENSADLHFDPGRLPEGWLGAARWLHVGGISLARPPLSRTLLDLVAGAKAAGVRVSFDPNARTAHRHPDYPATFERVVRQSDLLKFSDEDLTFFFPGQSEADALRHLRGLNPRAPLVVTRGGAGATLYHAAGRVDLPAVPVTVADTVGAGDALCAGLLVSATERPEALWTEHLRLGLRAAAAACARPGAYAPTREDLAALRD; encoded by the coding sequence ATGACCGCACCTGTTCCCCTCCCCCTCATCGTGAGCGCCGGAGAAGCCCTGACCGACCTCGTGACCACCGGGGAAGGGCTGTGGCGGGCACATCCCGGCGGGGCAGGCTGGAATGTGGCCCGCGCGTGTGCTCGGCTGGGGGTGCCCTCGGCGTTCGCTGGAGCCGTGGGCGAGGATAACTTCGGGGACGACCTCGCGCGGGCGGGGGCGCAGGCGGGACTGGACGCCCGCTTCCTGCAACGCGCTCCACAGCCCACCCTGATGGCGGTGGTCTACCAGCTCGACCCGCCCGCCTACCGCTTTCTGGGCGAGAACAGCGCCGACCTGCACTTCGACCCCGGTCGGCTGCCGGAGGGCTGGCTGGGCGCGGCCCGCTGGCTGCATGTGGGCGGCATCAGCCTCGCGCGGCCTCCCCTCTCGCGGACCCTGCTGGACCTCGTCGCGGGGGCGAAGGCGGCGGGGGTGCGGGTCAGCTTCGACCCCAACGCCCGCACCGCGCACCGCCACCCCGACTATCCGGCGACCTTCGAGCGGGTGGTGCGGCAGTCGGACCTGCTGAAGTTCAGCGACGAGGACCTCACCTTCTTCTTTCCGGGGCAGAGCGAGGCCGACGCGCTGCGGCACCTGCGGGGCCTGAATCCCCGCGCCCCGCTGGTGGTCACGCGCGGCGGGGCCGGAGCCACCCTCTACCACGCCGCCGGACGGGTGGACCTGCCCGCCGTCCCCGTCACGGTCGCGGACACGGTGGGGGCGGGGGATGCCCTGTGCGCGGGCCTGCTCGTGAGCGCGACCGAGCGCCCGGAGGCCCTGTGGACCGAGCACCTGCGGCTGGGACTGCGGGCGGCGGCAGCGGCCTGTGCGCGGCCCGGCGCCTACGCGCCCACGCGGGAGGACCTCGCCGCGCTCCGGGATTGA
- the panD gene encoding aspartate 1-decarboxylase, with the protein MERIMFRAKIHRATVTQADLDYVGSVTIDQDLLDAADILVHERVDIYNVTNGNRLSTYALSGPRGSGVIGINGAAAHLMRPGDLVIIAAYGNFTEEEARTLEPRVVIVDAHNRPVELQPA; encoded by the coding sequence GTGGAACGCATCATGTTCAGGGCCAAGATTCACCGCGCGACCGTCACCCAGGCGGACCTCGACTATGTCGGGAGCGTGACCATCGATCAGGACCTGCTCGATGCGGCCGACATCCTGGTCCATGAGCGGGTGGATATCTACAACGTCACCAACGGCAACCGCCTGAGCACCTACGCCCTGAGCGGCCCGCGCGGCAGCGGCGTGATCGGCATCAACGGGGCCGCCGCGCACCTGATGCGGCCCGGCGACCTCGTGATTATCGCGGCCTACGGCAACTTCACCGAGGAAGAAGCCCGCACCCTCGAACCCCGCGTGGTCATCGTGGACGCGCACAACCGCCCGGTCGAGCTGCAACCCGCCTGA